The Novibacillus thermophilus genome segment CTCGTCGCACGTCAAAGGGGAAATTGGATCAAGATAACTGCCGGGTGATGTTGCAACTGGAGTTGGAGCGATTGGGTCCAAGCTGTTTGATTGTCCACATTGTCGACCGTGTCGTGCACGTCGAGTGGTATTCGGACGACATTCGTTTGGAGGAGCAGATGCGTCCCTTCGAGTCGGATCTGCGCGAACGACTGGCGGCGACCGGGTACCGGTTGTCCAATGTCACCGTTTATCCACTGTCTCAGCAGCGAGAAAAG includes the following:
- a CDS encoding flagellar hook-length control protein FliK — protein: MDQDNCRVMLQLELERLGPSCLIVHIVDRVVHVEWYSDDIRLEEQMRPFESDLRERLAATGYRLSNVTVYPLSQQREKVNAAVHPLTLAGKKGVDIRI